Proteins encoded within one genomic window of Pirellulales bacterium:
- a CDS encoding HAMP domain-containing sensor histidine kinase, with amino-acid sequence MRRSISWPIALGVTLIVLLVTLTVGWIVVNSLAAQGESAGLFYTLLAVGTTLFVVVLVGVSMYLWLSIKAVRLTQRQSNFIDSVTHELKSPIASLKLYLQTLEKRKLPEAQVTEIHQSMMEVLRGLDHLIDHLLDAARLEKKEIEMPLEDVDLAAILERCAASACRDYRLPPETVRLRLRPVEARGRAKEFEIIFRNLIDNALKYGGKEPAVEIETYAPRAQRVGIRISDNGPGIPSHLRRKIFGRFVRLGNELERQQAGTGLGLYIVRELVQRLGGRVQVLGRGNQPGTAFEVEFAGHFPQMATNP; translated from the coding sequence ATGCGCCGCTCGATTTCTTGGCCGATTGCGCTGGGCGTCACGTTGATCGTGCTATTGGTCACGCTTACCGTGGGGTGGATTGTCGTCAACTCCCTGGCCGCGCAAGGGGAATCCGCGGGTCTTTTTTACACGTTGTTGGCGGTCGGAACGACGCTTTTTGTGGTGGTGCTGGTCGGGGTCAGCATGTATCTCTGGCTATCGATCAAGGCCGTGCGCCTGACGCAGCGGCAATCAAATTTTATTGATAGCGTCACCCACGAGCTGAAAAGCCCGATCGCCTCGCTCAAGTTGTATTTGCAGACGCTGGAAAAGCGCAAATTGCCCGAGGCTCAAGTGACGGAGATTCATCAATCAATGATGGAGGTGCTGCGGGGTCTGGATCATTTGATCGATCATCTGCTGGACGCCGCGCGGCTGGAAAAGAAAGAAATCGAGATGCCGCTCGAGGATGTTGATCTGGCGGCGATTTTGGAACGCTGCGCCGCGTCCGCCTGCCGCGATTACCGCCTGCCCCCCGAGACCGTCCGCCTGCGTCTGCGCCCCGTGGAAGCCCGCGGCCGGGCTAAGGAATTTGAAATTATCTTTCGCAATCTAATCGACAACGCGCTCAAATATGGCGGCAAGGAACCCGCCGTCGAAATTGAAACCTACGCTCCCCGCGCGCAGCGCGTGGGAATTCGCATTAGTGATAACGGCCCCGGTATTCCCAGCCATTTGCGCCGCAAAATCTTTGGCCGTTTTGTCCGGCTGGGAAACGAGCTAGAGCGGCAGCAGGCGGGGACCGGCCTGGGCCTCTACATCGTGCGCGAATTGGTCCAGCGATTGGGGGGGCGGGTGCAGGTGCTGGGCCGGGGAAATCAGCCCGGCACCGCGTTTGAGGTAGAATTCGCGGGACATTTTCCGCAAATGGCGACTAATCCCTAA